In one window of Onychomys torridus chromosome 7, mOncTor1.1, whole genome shotgun sequence DNA:
- the Kdm4d gene encoding lysine-specific demethylase 4D, with product MKSKTNCAQNSNCSIMIFRPTKEEFNDFDKYIAYMESQGAHRAGLAKVIPPKEWRARQSYEDVWDILITTPLQQVVSGQAGVFTQFHKKKKAMTVGQYRDLANSKKYRTPPHWNFEDLERKYWKSRFFGSPIYGADVSGSLFDENTQYWNVAHLGSILDLLKQECGVVIEGVNTPYLYFGMWKTTFAWHTEDMDLYSINYLHFGQPKTWYAVPPEHGRRLEHLARQLFPGSSQGCQAFLRHKVALISPTVLKENGIPFGRMTQEAGEFMVTFPYGYHAGFNHGFNCAEAINFATPRWIDYGRGVSQCSCGEARVSFSMDAFARVLQPERYELWKCGQDQAVVDHTETMGSTGQELTTWRVIQSPRKTRGLRHLRFRQGSHSLLPTATGNKIPCSYRQPSDAKVDEVQEPDPAPATPPTLGLSSGHHLSTGRRSLGRRPCELGVQESTSEAPVKRRQPAERADTSLNPELPSQSVSEDLIVNPVPLSPGPQHPVTVSEGGLTCDP from the coding sequence ATGAAGTCTAAGACCAACTGTGCTCAGAATTCAAACTGCAGCATAATGATATTTCGTCCAACCAAAGAAGAGTTTAATGATTTCGACAAGTACATTGCCTACATGGAGTCCCAAGGGGCACACCGAGCTGGACTGGCCAAGGTCATCCCACCCAAGGAGTGGAGAGCCAGGCAGTCCTATGAGGACGTCTGGGACATCTTAATAACCACTCCCCTCCAGCAAGTGGTGTCCGGCCAGGCAGGTGTGTTCACCCAATTCCATAAGAAGAAGAAAGCCATGACAGTGGGACAGTACCGTGACCTGGCCAACAGCAAAAAATACCGGACCCCGCCACACTGGAATTTTGAAGATCTGGAGAGAAAATACTGGAAGAGTCGATTCTTTGGGTCGCCAATCTATGGGGCAGATGTCAGCGGCTCCCTGTTTGATGAGAACACTCAGTATTGGAACGTGGCGCACCTGGGAAGCATTTTGGACCTCTTGAAGCAGGAATGCGGCGTTGTGATTGAGGGTGTCAACACGCCCTACCTGTACTTCGGCATGTGGAAGACCACCTTCGCGTGGCACACGGAGGACATGGACCTGTACAGCATCAACTACCTGCACTTTGGGCAGCCCAAGACGTGGTATGCGGTGCCCCCTGAGCATGGCCGACGCCTGGAGCACCTGGCCAGGCAGCTGTTCCCGGGCAGTTCCCAGGGCTGCCAGGCCTTCCTGAGGCACAAGGTGGCACTCATCTCACCCACTGTGCTCAAGGAGAATGGCATCCCCTTTGGCCGCATGACGCAGGAGGCCGGGGAGTTCATGGTCACCTTTCCCTATGGCTACCACGCTGGCTTCAACCATGGCTTCAACTGTGCAGAGGCCATCAATTTTGCGACCCCGAGGTGGATCGACTATGGCAGgggggtttctcagtgtagctgtGGGGAGGCCAGGGTGAGCTTCTCCATGGACGCCTTTGCTCGGGTCCTGCAGCCCGAGCGATATGAGCTGTGGAAATGTGGCCAAGATCAGGCAGTTGTGGACCACACAGAGACTATGGGGTCTACCGGCCAGGAGCTTACCACCTGGCGGGTGATCCAATCACCAAGAAAAACTCGAGGACTGAGGCATCTCCGGTTTCGCCAGGGCTCACACTCTCTTCTGCCTACAGCCACTGGCAATAAGATTCCTTGCAGCTACAGGCAACCATCAGATGCCAAAGTTGATGAGGTCCAGGAGCCTGATCCGGCCCCAGCCACACCACCTACTCTGGGTCTATCTTCTGGTCACCACTTGTCAACTGGAAGACGTAGTCTTGGTCGTCGTCCTTGTGAACTGGGAGTTCAGGAGTCCACCAGTGAGGCTCCAGTCAAGAGGCGCCAGCCAGCAGAACGAGCAGACACAagtctgaacccagagcttccatcccaGTCTGTGAGTGAAGACTTGATAGTCAACCCTGTACCTTTGAGCCCTGGCCCACAGCATCCTGTGACAGTTTCTGAAGGTGGATTGACCTGTGACCCCTAA